The nucleotide sequence ATTCGACAACTTTCAGAAGAATTGAAATTATCAAACAAGCTATTAATCAACGTATTAATAGTATTAATGGCTTTCGAAGCAAACACACTTATAAAGTCAAAAACCATCTAGAAATAGACAACCAAGGCGTTAAAATGCTTGCTAACTTTGGCAAGCAAAAACGGCAAGACCGACAACCAAATCAGCAAGATAAAACGACAAGAATGACAAGATTGATCACATCTTGCTGAAACAACTTGATGTTAAAGATCAACAAATTGCAAATTTACAACAAGCCTTAGACCAGCAACAAAAATTACAGATAGCAACGGTAACAGAAACCATCGATTAAAAGAGCACATTCGGAAATTGAGTGGATTGCTTGAACCTTCTAGTGCAACTCAACAGCAACAATCAAACGACAAGCAAGATCAAAGTCATATTGTCGATGAAAAGAAAAAAGAATACATAAAAATAAAGTCAATAA is from Pediococcus inopinatus and encodes:
- a CDS encoding DUF536 domain-containing protein, translated to MLKQLDVKDQQIANLQQALDQQQKLQIATVTETID